Proteins from a genomic interval of Schistocerca piceifrons isolate TAMUIC-IGC-003096 chromosome 3, iqSchPice1.1, whole genome shotgun sequence:
- the LOC124789680 gene encoding homologous-pairing protein 2 homolog, with translation MSASEAVLKYLRDQNRPYSANDIFMNLHKEFGKTAIQKALDELTEKGKLKEKIYGKQKVYAIEQVEDGNSEDMSKELSDLDKEIAKVSDELQSAEQKLRAQESLLQKLLTTLTTEDAVKEKSLLEEKVSKLTEKLEQLSKNAVLISKKERDKIVNLREKNVKEWRKRKSLCMDIVNSILEGYPKDKKSLLEELGIETDEDAGVSLSCF, from the coding sequence ATGAGTGCTAGCGAGGCTGTGTTAAAATATCTACGGGATCAAAATCGCCCGTACAGCGCAAATGATATCTTTATGAACCTTCATAAAGAATTTGGAAAAACTGCTATACAAAAAGCCCTTGATGAATTAACTGAAAAAGGAAAACTTAAGGAGAAAATTTATGGGAAACAGAAAGTGTATGCTATCGAGCAAGTTGAGGATGGAAACAGTGAAGATATGAGTAAGGAACTTAGTGATTTAGATAAGGAAATTGCGAAGGTATCTGATGAACTGCAATCAGCTGAGCAGAAGCTTCGTGCGCAAGAGTCACTGCTTCAAAAATTGCTTACTACGTTGACAACAGAAGATGCTGTGAAGGAAAAGAGCTTGCTGGAGGAGAAAGTTTCAAAACTGACCGAGAAACTAGAACAGCTTTCGAAAAATGCCGTACTCATTTCCAAAAAGGAACGAGATAAAATTGTGAATTTACGtgaaaaaaatgtgaaagaatggAGGAAACGAAAATCGCTTTGTATGGATATTGTAAACTCTATACTTGAaggttatcctaaggacaagaaATCCCTGTTAGAGGAATTAGGCATTGAAACTGATGAAGATGCAGGAGTCTCATTGTCATGTTTCTGA